Genomic DNA from Coleofasciculaceae cyanobacterium:
AAGAAATATATCAGACTGCTTTAAAGCTTTATCATCAAGGCAATCCTACGGACTTTATGGCTGTTAGTACCTATCTGGCAGATAGAGACAGATTAGACCAAATAGGCGGAACAGCAAAATTAGCCCAACTGTTAAACCGTACTATTTCAGCAGTAAACATCGATCGCTATGTCGATTTGGTGATGGATAAATTTCACCGACGTAGAGTAATTGAAGTTGGACATAAAATTGTCGATTTCGGCTATGATTCTACTCTCGGATTAGAAAAACTCTTGAATGATTCTGAACAGGAAATATTCAGTGTTACCCAGCAAAGGATAAGATCTGATACAGACCAAAACAGCAATATTGCCATGTCTGCTTTTAATCAGCTTGATGAAGAAAATCCTATTTATCCAACTGGAATTGAAGAACTAGACAAATTAATCATGGGATTTGAGCCAGGAACGCTTACTCTATTGGCTGCTAGACCATCGATGGGCAAGAGCGCAATTTCTCTCTATCTTGGTTTACAGCAGATGATTCAACAGAAGCTGCCTGTAATCATCTTTTCTTTAGAGATGACTAAGCATCAGATGGAATATCGGCTGTGGAGTTTGATGAGTCGCATGAGTTGCTATCAGCATTTAGATTTAACTCCGATTCATGGCGATCGCATTCGTCAACATCGAGCGGGATTATCTTCTCTAACTGAAAAGGAAATGGAGAGCATCGCCAAAATTGTTCGGGTCGCTGTAGATCTGCCCCTTTACATGAATGACAATCGGGGA
This window encodes:
- a CDS encoding replicative DNA helicase; the protein is MKEANLPPANIEAEEAILGGILFDPKAISQVEASLIPSAFYVSAHQEIYQTALKLYHQGNPTDFMAVSTYLADRDRLDQIGGTAKLAQLLNRTISAVNIDRYVDLVMDKFHRRRVIEVGHKIVDFGYDSTLGLEKLLNDSEQEIFSVTQQRIRSDTDQNSNIAMSAFNQLDEENPIYPTGIEELDKLIMGFEPGTLTLLAARPSMGKSAISLYLGLQQMIQQKLPVIIFSLEMTKHQMEYRLWSLMSRMSCYQHLDLTPIHGDRIRQHRAGLSSLTEKEMESIAKIVRVAVDLPLYMNDNRGIKVAGITSEARQVKAREGKLGLVIVDYLQMMASDNGGNRSYELGDVGRGLYQLAGELEVPVLALSQVSRGVEGRQNKRPMMSDLSQSGILEMVADNIIFAYRKRRKTNVF